The following coding sequences are from one Fibrobacter sp. UWT2 window:
- the murC gene encoding UDP-N-acetylmuramate--L-alanine ligase yields MESYFFIGVAGVGMSAIAQYLVGKGVAISGSDRQFGAAEKPLVMNQLEECGVKCFPQDGSGVVAGLNAVVVSTAIEDTNPDLKRAKELGIPVMHRSEMLAKISKEAKTIAVSGTSGKSTVTAMIYHILQYAGLQPSVMTGAGLVNLQKEGKIGNAVSGKGEWLVVEADESDGTLVRYEPEIGLILNVDKDHKEMSELQEIFLKFSHNILDNGKILIVNDAHPLAKKFSAGREFDFGFENYVGVQGTDFKSVGTSIQFRVRHQAELVKFVVPLPGKHNMENALAATAAALRAGVTLHTCADALATFPGVFRRHQILGTFNGVTLVDDFAHNPAKIAASIKSAQDFTEGRVIAWFQPHGFGPTRFLRKDLVEFIARTLRPKSIDEDRENDVMFFSEIYYAGGTVTRDISAGDLADDLLIKGCEAIYIEDRNKCAEKMVEYAQPGDTILLMGARDPSLQSFAQHVQQLLEQEIM; encoded by the coding sequence ATGGAATCTTACTTTTTTATCGGTGTTGCGGGCGTAGGCATGAGTGCCATTGCCCAGTATCTTGTTGGCAAGGGTGTAGCAATTAGCGGTTCGGACCGCCAGTTTGGAGCGGCAGAAAAGCCCCTCGTTATGAATCAGCTTGAAGAATGCGGCGTCAAGTGCTTTCCGCAAGATGGCTCGGGTGTAGTTGCAGGCCTGAATGCAGTGGTCGTCAGTACCGCAATCGAAGACACGAACCCGGACTTGAAGCGCGCCAAGGAACTGGGAATCCCGGTGATGCACCGCAGCGAAATGCTCGCTAAGATTTCTAAAGAAGCGAAGACTATCGCCGTCAGCGGCACCAGCGGAAAGTCCACCGTGACCGCTATGATTTATCACATTCTGCAATACGCGGGCCTCCAGCCCTCCGTAATGACGGGTGCAGGCCTCGTGAACTTGCAGAAGGAAGGCAAGATCGGTAACGCCGTGTCCGGTAAGGGTGAATGGCTCGTGGTCGAAGCAGACGAAAGCGACGGAACGCTGGTGCGCTACGAACCCGAAATCGGCCTGATTCTGAATGTGGACAAGGACCACAAGGAAATGAGCGAACTCCAGGAAATCTTCCTCAAGTTCAGCCACAACATTTTGGACAACGGCAAGATTCTGATCGTGAACGACGCGCATCCGCTTGCCAAGAAGTTCAGCGCCGGCCGTGAATTCGACTTTGGCTTTGAAAATTACGTAGGCGTGCAGGGCACGGACTTCAAGTCTGTCGGAACCTCGATTCAGTTCCGCGTACGCCATCAGGCTGAACTGGTAAAATTCGTCGTACCGCTCCCGGGCAAGCACAATATGGAAAACGCCTTGGCCGCAACGGCTGCCGCACTCCGCGCAGGCGTAACGCTGCATACCTGCGCCGACGCCCTTGCCACATTCCCGGGCGTGTTCCGCCGTCACCAGATTCTCGGAACCTTCAACGGAGTGACTCTCGTAGACGACTTTGCTCACAATCCGGCGAAGATTGCCGCCAGCATCAAGAGCGCCCAGGACTTTACCGAAGGCCGCGTCATCGCCTGGTTCCAGCCTCACGGCTTTGGACCCACGCGATTCCTTCGCAAAGACCTCGTGGAATTTATCGCTAGAACGCTCCGTCCGAAGTCTATTGACGAAGACCGCGAAAACGATGTGATGTTCTTCAGCGAAATCTACTACGCAGGCGGCACCGTCACCCGCGACATTAGCGCCGGTGACCTTGCCGACGATCTTTTGATCAAGGGCTGCGAAGCCATCTACATCGAAGACCGCAACAAATGCGCCGAGAAGATGGTCGAATACGCCCAGCCCGGCGACACCATCCTCCTGATGGGGGCCCGCGACCCGAGCTTGCAGTCCTTTGCACAACACGTGCAACAATTATTAGAACAAGAAATCATGTAA
- a CDS encoding DUF2914 domain-containing protein, producing the protein MGGFTWDSITLGRMVYGTDILILLAYYTGALILVLLLSAQLEHPEGWTPERLQALASAQAKSKPTPKAAPAQKPAKPAEPVVENSVTEEPIAEPEEDSQVKTEESRFRRAANFIAQKTPARAKEAANRAALEAKEATAKAAAIASAKAKEAAAKAAAKASAQAKDAAVKAKGAATKFAKNVGYESTAIPENAIVVRHRFLDREWSETWKQRFTWAVQFFFGGLFSALVVCYFKSSGSLASFLLVILLAILLVGNEFLQKKYESFGVSLAFFCLLGTMFMNFAIPHLVHRIGFIWFLISTLLSFGMCALIWKLSHRKKSILVAPAIISIFLIVAYIMNWVPPVPLVLKQKLACQNFDKESYSCDIDDPSLLQTIGLKIPSVHRVDSSEVYFLTSVYAPAKLKAELEYLWYYQDPKTGKYSLTDRISSGRMTINGGRESGFRTFTRKKNVPPGKYRVEIAYKNGAVIGSGTFEVFNEPPEDGFVRDTLR; encoded by the coding sequence TTGGGCGGTTTTACGTGGGATTCCATAACGCTTGGCCGAATGGTCTATGGCACCGATATTTTGATTTTGCTCGCCTACTACACGGGTGCTTTGATTCTAGTTCTTTTGCTTTCTGCCCAGTTGGAACACCCTGAAGGTTGGACCCCTGAAAGGTTGCAGGCTCTGGCTAGTGCTCAAGCCAAGTCAAAGCCGACGCCGAAGGCGGCCCCCGCACAAAAACCAGCAAAGCCTGCAGAACCTGTTGTCGAAAACAGCGTAACAGAAGAACCTATTGCAGAACCTGAAGAAGATTCTCAAGTTAAAACGGAAGAATCTCGTTTTAGACGTGCTGCTAATTTCATAGCTCAGAAAACGCCTGCCCGCGCCAAGGAAGCGGCCAACCGTGCCGCCCTCGAAGCAAAAGAAGCAACGGCCAAGGCCGCAGCCATTGCGTCTGCCAAGGCTAAAGAGGCTGCTGCTAAAGCCGCCGCCAAGGCTTCTGCCCAAGCCAAAGATGCTGCCGTCAAGGCTAAGGGTGCCGCCACCAAGTTCGCCAAGAATGTGGGCTACGAATCTACGGCGATTCCTGAAAACGCCATCGTGGTTCGTCACCGTTTCCTAGATCGTGAATGGAGCGAAACTTGGAAGCAGCGCTTTACTTGGGCCGTGCAGTTCTTCTTTGGCGGCTTATTCAGCGCCCTGGTGGTTTGCTACTTCAAGAGTAGCGGTTCGCTCGCTTCGTTCTTGCTGGTGATTTTGCTTGCCATTTTGCTTGTCGGTAACGAATTCCTGCAAAAGAAGTACGAAAGCTTTGGCGTGAGTCTCGCCTTCTTCTGTTTGCTGGGTACCATGTTCATGAACTTTGCGATTCCGCACTTGGTTCACCGCATCGGATTCATCTGGTTCTTGATTAGTACGCTATTGTCTTTTGGCATGTGCGCCTTGATTTGGAAACTTTCGCACCGCAAGAAGAGCATTTTGGTAGCTCCCGCCATCATCAGTATTTTCTTGATTGTGGCCTACATTATGAACTGGGTGCCGCCCGTACCGCTGGTGCTCAAGCAGAAACTCGCCTGTCAGAACTTCGACAAGGAAAGCTACAGCTGCGATATTGATGATCCTAGCTTGTTGCAGACAATAGGACTCAAGATTCCGAGCGTGCACCGTGTCGACAGCAGCGAAGTGTACTTCTTGACATCGGTCTATGCACCGGCAAAACTCAAGGCCGAACTGGAATACCTGTGGTATTATCAGGATCCGAAAACTGGAAAATATTCACTGACCGACCGTATTTCTTCGGGCCGCATGACAATTAACGGCGGTCGCGAATCTGGCTTCAGGACCTTTACGCGCAAGAAAAATGTGCCTCCTGGAAAGTACCGCGTCGAAATCGCGTACAAGAACGGGGCCGTGATTGGCTCGGGCACCTTCGAAGTCTTTAACGAACCGCCCGAAGATGGTTTTGTTCGCGATACATTGAGGTAA
- a CDS encoding TrpB-like pyridoxal phosphate-dependent enzyme: protein MRNSLKIEGQVKTYLKEDELPKAWYNVRADMKKKPAPLLNPGTGKPVTFEDLQPVFCDELIKQELDNDTPYIEIPEDIRTFYKMYRPSPLVRAYFLEQALGTPAHIYYKFEGNNTSGSHKLNSAIAQAYYAKKQGLKGVTTETGAGQWGTALSMSSAFFGLDCQVYMVKVSYEQKPFRREVMRTYGASVTPSPSMNTEIGKKINAEFPGTTGSLGCAISEAVEAAVKQPGYRYVLGSVLNQVLLHQSVIGLETKAALDKLGVKADLIIGCAGGGSNLGGLVSPFIGEKLRGEADYDILAVEPASCPSFTRGKYAYDFCDTGKVCPLAKMYTLGSSFIPSANHAGGLRYHGMSSILSELYDQGLMRATSVEQTKVFEAAKLFAQTEGILPAPESSHAIRATIDEALKCKESGQAKNIVFGLTGTGYFDMVAYQKFNDGEMSDYIPTDEDIAKSLAQLPKVNG, encoded by the coding sequence ATGAGAAACTCGCTCAAGATCGAAGGTCAGGTCAAGACTTACCTTAAAGAAGATGAACTCCCGAAGGCATGGTACAACGTCCGTGCCGATATGAAGAAGAAGCCCGCTCCTCTCCTGAATCCGGGTACCGGCAAGCCGGTGACCTTCGAAGACCTGCAGCCGGTTTTCTGCGACGAACTCATCAAGCAGGAACTCGATAACGACACTCCGTACATCGAAATTCCGGAAGACATCCGCACGTTCTACAAGATGTACCGTCCGTCGCCGCTGGTCCGCGCCTACTTCCTCGAACAGGCCCTCGGCACTCCGGCTCACATCTACTACAAGTTTGAAGGCAACAACACTTCGGGTTCTCACAAGCTCAACTCCGCCATCGCTCAGGCCTACTACGCCAAGAAGCAGGGCCTCAAGGGCGTGACGACTGAAACGGGTGCAGGCCAGTGGGGCACCGCCCTTTCGATGTCCAGTGCCTTCTTCGGACTGGACTGCCAGGTTTACATGGTGAAGGTTTCTTACGAACAGAAGCCGTTCCGCCGCGAAGTCATGCGCACCTACGGAGCCTCTGTGACTCCGTCTCCTTCCATGAACACCGAAATCGGTAAGAAGATCAACGCCGAATTCCCGGGCACCACCGGAAGCCTCGGTTGCGCTATTTCTGAAGCTGTGGAAGCTGCCGTGAAGCAGCCGGGTTACCGCTACGTTCTCGGTTCCGTGCTGAACCAGGTGCTCCTCCACCAGTCCGTGATCGGTCTCGAAACCAAGGCCGCTCTCGACAAGCTCGGCGTGAAGGCCGACCTCATCATCGGTTGCGCTGGCGGTGGTTCTAACCTCGGCGGTCTCGTGAGCCCGTTCATCGGTGAAAAGCTCCGTGGCGAAGCCGACTACGATATTCTCGCTGTGGAACCGGCAAGCTGCCCGAGCTTCACTCGCGGTAAGTACGCCTATGACTTCTGCGATACCGGTAAGGTTTGCCCGCTGGCCAAGATGTACACCCTTGGCTCCAGTTTCATCCCGTCTGCCAACCACGCCGGTGGTCTCCGCTACCACGGCATGAGCAGCATCCTCTCTGAACTCTACGATCAGGGCCTGATGCGTGCAACGTCTGTGGAACAGACCAAGGTGTTCGAAGCCGCCAAGCTCTTCGCCCAGACCGAAGGCATTCTCCCGGCTCCGGAATCCAGCCACGCTATCCGCGCTACCATCGACGAAGCCCTCAAGTGCAAGGAATCTGGCCAGGCCAAGAACATCGTGTTCGGCCTCACCGGCACGGGTTACTTCGACATGGTTGCCTACCAGAAGTTCAACGACGGCGAAATGAGCGACTACATCCCGACGGATGAAGACATCGCCAAGAGCCTCGCCCAGCTTCCGAAGGTAAACGGCTAA
- a CDS encoding methylated-DNA--[protein]-cysteine S-methyltransferase, with protein sequence MNFSDSRFTTIAHRNLWGEWTFVFEKSKLCSLRYTGEGVPSSVQACAYAEPDMVQTLSSTVARAYRKAVQQLNLYLTGKLQEFSLPLKVYGTDFQMKVWEAITQIPYGETRTYQQVAEAVGEPRATRAVGAALRANPLQIILPCHRVVGKGGSLVGYALGLDLKRRLLVIEGAIPQELLLE encoded by the coding sequence ATGAACTTCTCGGATTCAAGATTCACGACGATTGCGCACCGCAACTTGTGGGGCGAATGGACATTCGTGTTCGAAAAATCCAAACTGTGTAGCTTGCGCTATACGGGAGAAGGTGTTCCGAGTTCGGTTCAGGCCTGCGCCTATGCCGAGCCGGATATGGTTCAGACTTTATCTTCGACGGTGGCCCGCGCCTACCGCAAGGCCGTACAGCAATTGAACCTGTACTTGACCGGAAAGCTCCAGGAATTTTCGCTCCCGCTCAAGGTGTACGGCACCGATTTCCAGATGAAAGTCTGGGAAGCCATCACCCAGATTCCTTATGGAGAAACGCGTACCTACCAGCAGGTGGCCGAAGCGGTTGGAGAGCCCCGCGCCACACGTGCCGTGGGCGCCGCCCTCCGCGCGAACCCGCTACAGATCATCCTCCCCTGCCATCGCGTGGTGGGCAAGGGCGGAAGCCTGGTCGGCTACGCCCTGGGGCTCGATCTCAAGCGGAGACTCCTCGTTATCGAAGGCGCAATCCCGCAGGAACTCCTGCTAGAATAA
- a CDS encoding agmatine deiminase family protein produces the protein MAKTNVRYPAEWEDQAATWLAFPHNKKNWYGERGEMIRKFYIDLIRTISEFQPVNVLVPKKDFLTTPEKIAVADRPFPASFFTIKTDDIWIRDYGPFFLKKGKETIVSETVFNAWGAKFPPWKNDNQIPERIADIFEYKKGSSVPYIFEGGAIEVNGDGLGITTLDCLTGKNRNDLKDVKKVVKALCKAFGLRDMLILPHGLHGDHTDGHIDNVARFVAKDRIVMCEATDKRSPNNIILTEAKYLIETWLKSHYGNKAKVDSLPLPPQRKLDDGQILPASYMNFIYVNGALIFPKYKSPNDAKAKAYFESVYPDRKVIGLDCRTVIEEGGSLHCMSKHESL, from the coding sequence ATGGCAAAAACAAATGTTCGCTACCCTGCTGAATGGGAAGATCAGGCTGCAACATGGCTTGCTTTTCCGCATAATAAAAAGAATTGGTACGGTGAACGCGGAGAAATGATCCGCAAGTTCTATATCGATCTAATCCGCACGATTAGCGAATTTCAGCCCGTGAATGTACTGGTTCCTAAAAAGGATTTTCTGACGACGCCGGAAAAAATTGCTGTCGCAGACCGCCCTTTCCCGGCCAGTTTCTTTACTATCAAGACTGACGATATCTGGATTCGCGATTACGGTCCGTTCTTCTTGAAAAAAGGAAAAGAGACGATTGTTTCGGAAACGGTTTTTAATGCCTGGGGCGCAAAATTTCCGCCTTGGAAAAACGATAACCAGATTCCTGAACGCATTGCCGATATTTTCGAATACAAGAAGGGCTCAAGTGTCCCCTACATTTTTGAAGGCGGTGCTATTGAAGTCAACGGCGACGGTCTTGGCATTACCACGCTGGATTGTCTGACGGGCAAGAACCGCAATGATTTGAAGGACGTCAAGAAGGTGGTCAAGGCCCTTTGCAAGGCTTTCGGTCTCCGCGACATGCTGATTCTCCCCCACGGATTGCATGGCGACCATACGGACGGCCATATCGATAACGTGGCTCGTTTTGTGGCTAAGGATCGCATCGTGATGTGCGAAGCGACGGACAAGCGTTCTCCGAACAACATCATTCTGACTGAAGCGAAGTATCTGATTGAAACCTGGCTCAAGAGTCATTACGGTAACAAGGCCAAGGTGGATTCGTTACCGTTGCCGCCGCAGCGCAAGCTCGACGACGGGCAGATTTTGCCGGCCAGCTACATGAACTTCATTTATGTGAATGGCGCGCTGATTTTCCCGAAGTACAAGTCGCCGAATGATGCGAAGGCCAAGGCTTACTTTGAAAGCGTGTACCCGGACCGCAAGGTCATCGGGCTTGACTGTCGCACTGTGATTGAAGAGGGCGGCAGCTTGCATTGCATGAGTAAGCATGAAAGTCTTTAA
- a CDS encoding sialate O-acetylesterase, protein MFGKSLFLTTALCVAALAQDPNLHIYLAYGQSNMSGQATVTDADRQTNPRFQVLRAGNHSGQTVGEFYPAAPPMGHSGSKVGIVDFFGRKMIKELPDSITVAVANVAIGGQSIDLFDKDRNAAYVQNAKNKNDTWWIPYLEEYGGDVHKRIVEMGKIAKQKGVIKGFLFHQGEADYQMKDWPERVKKVYDQFIEELELDPEKVPILLGELAPTGDLGWRNDAVKEAADLIPNGYVISAEGCPAIKEPNYTLHFTRDGYQTLGERYAEKMLELLKAQEVAPDTSAKDTVKTDSTQQDSSKVDSVKTDSTAQDSTIAIRSLPRLQAVESEQPKLYYDKKEQALFVRFKKNGREFRYRVTGSKN, encoded by the coding sequence ATGTTTGGAAAATCCCTATTTTTAACGACGGCGCTTTGTGTGGCCGCCTTGGCTCAAGACCCTAATCTGCATATCTACCTGGCCTACGGACAATCGAATATGTCGGGGCAGGCAACAGTGACCGATGCGGATCGTCAAACAAATCCGCGGTTCCAGGTACTGCGTGCAGGCAACCATTCCGGGCAAACCGTGGGCGAGTTTTACCCGGCGGCACCCCCGATGGGGCATAGCGGTTCCAAGGTCGGCATTGTCGACTTTTTCGGTCGCAAAATGATCAAGGAATTGCCGGATAGCATTACTGTGGCTGTCGCGAACGTGGCGATTGGCGGCCAGAGCATTGACTTGTTTGACAAGGATCGCAATGCGGCTTACGTGCAGAACGCCAAGAACAAGAACGATACCTGGTGGATTCCGTATCTTGAAGAATACGGTGGCGATGTGCACAAGCGCATTGTCGAAATGGGTAAAATTGCTAAACAGAAAGGCGTCATCAAAGGCTTCCTGTTCCATCAGGGTGAAGCGGATTACCAGATGAAGGACTGGCCGGAACGCGTCAAGAAGGTTTACGACCAGTTCATTGAAGAACTTGAGCTAGATCCGGAAAAGGTTCCGATTTTGCTTGGCGAGCTTGCGCCGACAGGTGATTTGGGCTGGCGTAACGACGCTGTGAAAGAGGCGGCGGACTTGATTCCGAACGGCTATGTGATTTCCGCCGAAGGTTGCCCGGCCATCAAGGAACCGAACTACACGTTGCACTTTACGCGTGATGGTTACCAGACTTTGGGGGAACGCTACGCCGAAAAAATGCTTGAACTTCTGAAGGCTCAAGAAGTCGCTCCCGATACGTCCGCAAAAGATACCGTGAAGACGGACTCCACACAACAAGACTCTTCAAAAGTTGATTCGGTCAAGACGGATTCGACGGCGCAAGACAGTACGATTGCAATCCGTAGCTTGCCGCGCCTGCAGGCTGTAGAATCGGAACAGCCGAAGCTCTATTACGACAAAAAAGAACAGGCGCTATTTGTTCGCTTCAAGAAAAATGGGCGAGAATTCCGTTACCGCGTCACTGGTAGCAAGAACTAA
- a CDS encoding carbon-nitrogen hydrolase, which translates to MNKIKTATLQGKWTGNPESNNQWYVEQALALKGKGIDLVVLPEMFHTPYFPFEENADFFDMAIEKDSPIVKQWQGIAKEINAVIVFPFFEKRARGIYHNSAFVFERDGSIAGLYRKSHIPDDPAFYEKYYFIPGDTGFEPIKTSAGTLGVLICWDQWFPEAARIMSLKGADILIYPTAIGWMKSEPAEIYPRQQDSWVTVMRGHAIANRTFVLSANRIGTEGELTFWGTSFVAAPDGYLIHKCDTDFLGASIVEIDLKETEENRRWWPHFRDRRVDLYGDILKIWCDK; encoded by the coding sequence ATGAACAAAATCAAGACAGCAACCCTGCAGGGCAAGTGGACGGGGAATCCCGAAAGCAATAATCAATGGTACGTAGAACAGGCTCTAGCGCTTAAGGGCAAGGGAATCGACCTGGTCGTTCTCCCCGAGATGTTTCATACGCCGTATTTCCCGTTTGAGGAAAATGCCGACTTTTTCGACATGGCCATCGAAAAGGATAGCCCCATTGTCAAGCAGTGGCAGGGCATTGCCAAAGAAATTAACGCCGTTATCGTTTTCCCGTTCTTTGAGAAGCGCGCTCGTGGCATTTACCACAACAGCGCATTCGTTTTTGAACGCGACGGCTCCATTGCGGGCCTTTACCGCAAGAGCCACATTCCCGATGATCCGGCTTTTTACGAGAAGTATTATTTTATTCCGGGCGACACCGGTTTTGAACCGATTAAGACTTCGGCAGGTACGCTGGGTGTGCTGATTTGCTGGGACCAGTGGTTCCCTGAAGCCGCTCGCATTATGAGCCTGAAGGGTGCAGACATTCTTATCTACCCCACCGCCATTGGTTGGATGAAGTCTGAACCGGCTGAAATTTACCCGCGTCAGCAGGACAGCTGGGTCACGGTGATGCGCGGACACGCGATTGCGAACCGCACCTTCGTGCTTTCGGCAAACCGTATCGGTACCGAAGGCGAACTCACCTTCTGGGGAACTTCGTTCGTGGCTGCTCCCGATGGTTACTTGATTCACAAGTGCGATACCGATTTCCTGGGCGCAAGCATTGTGGAAATCGACCTGAAGGAAACTGAAGAAAATCGCCGCTGGTGGCCGCACTTCAGGGATCGCCGCGTTGACCTCTATGGCGATATTCTCAAGATTTGGTGCGACAAGTAG
- a CDS encoding DUF6055 domain-containing protein, with translation MKINHGINFAMAVFCAGAVSANAAIEWVNQCTSNGFTLIAESAHFEVCKKPTTDDGQANNVSIPDADAQGVLTSLEKVYSFYIDSLGWMLPFPKSPDKKLKSNIYVFDNSVMAALYGGQDYVKGLNNEFGPGMWIGVGSLKDYWGTSHEFAHGLQGVAGWMGNNSHSGWFAESHANWMAHQYNPNDAHCAEYLINYPYLYYGSTRDRYCNWQFLEHLKEEFGGGNKGAHEVNRIWMESIRDGEDGRMEQTPFSAMMMVYGWSLDSLNAQFGKFAMKNATLEYAPAKKTLYKKSWGDYEFKTRRDASWGDNYRRHTRVTMLNKIPCPDYSPREGMEEECPEQYISPSYWAPQRWGYNLVRLYPDSAGKVTVKFRGIVQEKPTVSGYTCFGDNTDYYKGKTYKWCNYAPDKLPDPASGWTVGLVAEGADGTPRYSEMKHGTGFNIEIETKANDKALWLAVTATPTEMQTILWDQFYYSVYRYPYMIEVVNGAPEGYNKDFWKPANASGYTKHSNGGGLVSSKAKVDASVYVGPNAVVNGGTVSGNARIEDFAVVDGGTISGNAIVRGRALVTAGTIGDDAVLEEDAWLVSGSITGKAKVGALSIIVNTTVTDDAQVYGVMWALNGKKLSGTAQLRGDLENNFDKEISKGIFYGMVDNGMLNNANYGANLTTPPTDATASLDKAVWYAVADDSTETGPSKLINTQRLRLNLEDNAFDVFNLNGKHLGVVKNGIQGQISLQESLRKAGLNAGTYLIRGKESNKMHRVNLR, from the coding sequence ATGAAAATCAATCATGGTATAAATTTTGCCATGGCGGTATTTTGCGCAGGTGCCGTAAGCGCGAACGCCGCCATTGAATGGGTAAACCAGTGCACCAGTAACGGCTTTACGCTGATTGCCGAGTCGGCGCACTTTGAAGTCTGCAAGAAGCCGACGACGGATGACGGCCAGGCGAACAACGTTTCCATTCCGGATGCGGATGCGCAGGGCGTGCTCACGTCGCTCGAAAAAGTTTATTCATTCTATATCGATTCGCTCGGCTGGATGTTGCCCTTCCCGAAAAGCCCGGATAAAAAGCTCAAGAGCAACATCTACGTGTTCGACAATTCCGTGATGGCGGCGCTCTACGGCGGGCAGGACTACGTGAAAGGCTTGAACAACGAATTCGGACCGGGCATGTGGATTGGCGTGGGCTCGCTGAAAGATTATTGGGGCACGTCGCACGAATTTGCGCACGGTCTGCAGGGAGTCGCCGGCTGGATGGGCAACAACAGCCATTCGGGCTGGTTCGCCGAAAGCCATGCAAACTGGATGGCGCACCAGTACAATCCGAACGACGCCCACTGCGCCGAATACCTCATCAATTACCCGTATCTGTATTACGGCTCCACACGCGACCGCTACTGCAACTGGCAATTCCTGGAACACCTCAAGGAAGAATTCGGCGGCGGCAACAAGGGCGCACACGAGGTGAACCGAATTTGGATGGAATCGATTCGCGACGGGGAAGATGGCCGCATGGAGCAGACACCGTTCTCCGCGATGATGATGGTTTACGGCTGGTCGCTTGATAGTTTGAATGCGCAATTTGGCAAATTCGCCATGAAAAACGCGACGCTTGAATATGCACCTGCAAAGAAGACGCTATACAAGAAGTCCTGGGGCGATTATGAATTCAAGACGCGTCGTGACGCCAGCTGGGGCGACAATTACCGCAGACACACGCGCGTGACCATGCTGAACAAGATCCCGTGTCCGGATTATTCCCCTCGCGAAGGCATGGAAGAGGAATGCCCGGAACAATACATTTCGCCCTCCTACTGGGCGCCGCAGCGCTGGGGCTACAATCTGGTGCGACTCTATCCGGATTCCGCCGGCAAAGTCACGGTCAAGTTCCGCGGCATTGTGCAGGAAAAGCCGACGGTTAGCGGTTACACATGCTTTGGCGACAATACGGACTACTACAAGGGCAAAACCTACAAATGGTGCAATTACGCGCCCGACAAGCTGCCGGACCCGGCCTCGGGCTGGACAGTCGGGCTAGTCGCGGAGGGCGCGGACGGAACGCCGCGATACAGCGAAATGAAGCACGGTACAGGTTTTAATATTGAAATTGAGACGAAGGCAAACGACAAGGCATTGTGGCTTGCCGTGACGGCGACTCCGACCGAGATGCAGACGATTTTGTGGGACCAGTTCTACTACAGCGTTTACCGCTACCCGTACATGATCGAGGTGGTAAACGGTGCTCCCGAAGGCTACAATAAGGACTTCTGGAAACCCGCAAATGCAAGCGGATATACGAAACACAGCAACGGCGGCGGCCTCGTGAGCAGCAAAGCGAAGGTCGATGCGAGCGTGTACGTGGGCCCCAATGCAGTCGTGAACGGCGGCACCGTTTCTGGAAACGCCCGCATCGAAGACTTCGCGGTCGTAGACGGCGGCACCATCAGCGGAAATGCCATTGTCCGTGGTCGTGCGCTCGTGACTGCAGGTACCATTGGCGACGATGCCGTGCTCGAAGAAGACGCGTGGCTCGTGAGCGGAAGCATTACCGGTAAGGCAAAGGTCGGCGCGCTCTCGATTATCGTGAATACGACGGTGACGGACGATGCGCAGGTCTATGGCGTGATGTGGGCATTAAACGGCAAAAAGCTCTCTGGCACGGCGCAGTTGCGCGGTGACCTCGAAAACAACTTCGACAAGGAAATTTCGAAGGGGATCTTCTACGGCATGGTCGACAACGGAATGCTTAACAATGCAAACTACGGCGCAAACCTTACGACTCCGCCAACCGATGCGACCGCAAGCCTGGATAAGGCCGTATGGTATGCCGTGGCCGACGATTCGACTGAAACGGGTCCTTCTAAATTAATCAATACTCAACGCCTGCGCCTGAATCTCGAGGACAATGCTTTCGATGTGTTCAATTTGAACGGCAAGCACCTGGGTGTCGTTAAAAACGGAATTCAAGGTCAAATTTCGCTGCAAGAATCTTTGCGCAAGGCGGGCCTGAACGCGGGCACATACCTTATTCGCGGCAAGGAATCTAATAAAATGCACCGAGTGAACTTGCGGTAA